From Caballeronia insecticola, a single genomic window includes:
- a CDS encoding LacI family DNA-binding transcriptional regulator: MATTIRDVARAASVSIGTVSRALKNQPGLSEATRVRVVEVAQQLGYDSGQLRTRIRRVTFLLHRQHNNFAVSPFFSHVLNGFEEACRERRLVPSVLTAGPTQDLAQQMRLHAPDAIAVAGFVEPELLAHLHSLARPTVLIDLRAPGFRSVNIDNVKGASLAMQHLFASGRRRVAFIGGSLAHHSIAQRALGYRKAYFDAGLLFDPTLEIMTQPGLPADLAAADAMERLIADARAQSSPLPDAVFAYNDAAALAAMRVCFAHGLRVPEDVAFVGFDDIPAAAQSTPPLSTVTVDKEALGRRGVELLLEDQAGQAGHAGTPAQADTLVAVNFIARASSGARSDTKLDEKREENQDIRTP; the protein is encoded by the coding sequence ATGGCCACCACCATTCGCGATGTCGCGCGTGCGGCAAGCGTCTCGATCGGGACGGTTTCGCGCGCGCTCAAGAATCAACCGGGATTGTCCGAAGCAACGCGCGTGCGTGTCGTCGAAGTCGCCCAGCAGCTCGGCTACGACTCCGGACAGTTGCGCACCCGCATCCGTCGCGTGACATTTCTGCTGCATCGGCAGCACAACAATTTCGCCGTCAGCCCGTTCTTTTCGCACGTGCTGAACGGCTTCGAAGAAGCGTGCCGCGAACGCCGGCTGGTGCCGTCGGTGCTGACCGCCGGCCCGACTCAGGATCTCGCGCAGCAAATGCGCCTGCATGCGCCCGATGCGATCGCGGTCGCGGGCTTCGTCGAACCGGAATTGCTTGCGCATCTGCATTCGCTCGCGCGCCCGACCGTGCTGATCGACCTGCGCGCGCCGGGCTTTCGCTCCGTCAACATCGACAACGTGAAAGGCGCGTCGCTCGCGATGCAGCATCTGTTCGCGTCCGGGCGGCGACGCGTCGCGTTCATCGGCGGGTCACTCGCGCATCACAGCATTGCGCAGCGGGCGCTCGGCTATCGGAAAGCGTATTTCGATGCCGGTCTGCTGTTCGATCCGACGCTCGAAATCATGACGCAGCCGGGCCTGCCCGCCGATCTCGCCGCCGCCGACGCCATGGAGCGGCTGATCGCCGACGCGCGCGCGCAATCCAGTCCGTTGCCCGACGCAGTTTTCGCCTATAACGATGCAGCGGCCCTCGCCGCGATGCGCGTCTGTTTCGCGCACGGTCTGCGCGTGCCGGAGGACGTCGCGTTCGTCGGCTTCGACGATATTCCGGCCGCCGCGCAGAGCACGCCGCCGCTCTCGACCGTAACCGTCGACAAGGAAGCGCTCGGGCGGCGCGGCGTCGAATTGCTGCTGGAAGATCAGGCGGGGCAAGCGGGTCACGCCGGCACGCCGGCTCAGGCCGACACGCTCGTTGCAGTCAACTTCATCGCGCGCGCGAGTTCGGGCGCGCGATCGGACACGAAGCTGGACGAAAAACGGGAAGAGAACCAGGACATCCGCACGCCATGA
- a CDS encoding class I SAM-dependent methyltransferase, with protein MTIENNDTKQYFDNLYRDSEDPWKIRNRWYERRKRALTLASLPHEHYARAFEPGCGNGELTALLAPRCGELIASDIAQEAVELTRRRVAEMANVTVATMSTPEDWPDGKLDLVVISEMGYYVDEPQLWGIVERLHESLSPDGAVVACHWRRPIEGWTQTGDDVHAKLRGRMNLPLLGHYWDDDLVLDVWTTNSKTVYQREASA; from the coding sequence ATGACAATCGAAAATAACGATACTAAGCAGTACTTCGATAATCTGTATCGAGACAGCGAAGATCCCTGGAAAATCAGGAACCGCTGGTACGAACGGCGCAAGCGGGCGCTCACGCTCGCCTCGCTTCCGCACGAACACTACGCGCGCGCGTTCGAGCCCGGCTGCGGCAATGGCGAACTGACCGCGCTGCTTGCGCCACGTTGCGGCGAACTGATTGCGTCGGACATTGCGCAAGAGGCCGTCGAACTCACGCGCAGGCGTGTCGCCGAAATGGCGAACGTAACCGTCGCGACCATGTCGACGCCTGAAGACTGGCCGGACGGCAAGCTCGATCTCGTCGTGATCAGCGAGATGGGTTATTACGTCGACGAACCGCAGTTATGGGGCATCGTCGAGCGGCTTCACGAGAGTTTGTCGCCGGACGGCGCGGTCGTGGCGTGTCACTGGCGCAGGCCGATCGAGGGCTGGACGCAAACCGGCGACGACGTCCACGCCAAACTGCGCGGCCGCATGAATCTTCCGCTGCTCGGCCATTACTGGGACGACGATCTCGTCCTCGACGTGTGGACAACAAACTCGAAAACCGTCTATCAACGCGAGGCGTCCGCGTAG
- a CDS encoding PIG-L deacetylase family protein yields the protein MAIVTTSTPTDQGDHDRKISGDGTPEAAWQGWARLSALPAVDPGELVPLGARAVVVAPHPDDEVLGTGGLLARLSEISRNILVIAVTDGTASHPESRDWPPERLASVRPLETREALQRLHLRHVQVIRLGLQDGDGAHFETALSGLLSEQLQAGDIVFTTWRYDGHPDHEAAGRAVHSAASALDLPCVEVPLWTWHWASPDDTRVPWSRARRIVLDENTHARKLRAVQAFRSQLESDATTGRAPVLPAHVLARLTRPFEVVLI from the coding sequence ATGGCAATTGTGACCACCAGTACGCCGACGGACCAAGGCGACCACGATCGCAAGATTTCCGGCGACGGCACGCCCGAAGCGGCATGGCAGGGTTGGGCGCGACTCAGCGCCCTGCCCGCGGTGGATCCCGGAGAACTGGTGCCGCTCGGCGCGCGCGCGGTCGTCGTGGCGCCCCATCCGGACGATGAGGTATTAGGCACAGGCGGCTTGCTTGCGCGCCTCTCGGAGATCAGCAGGAACATTCTTGTGATCGCGGTCACGGACGGCACCGCCAGCCACCCGGAGTCGCGCGACTGGCCGCCCGAACGGCTCGCAAGCGTGCGTCCGCTGGAAACGCGCGAGGCCTTGCAGCGCCTGCATCTGCGTCACGTGCAAGTGATACGGCTCGGCCTGCAGGATGGCGACGGCGCGCACTTCGAAACCGCTTTATCAGGACTTCTATCAGAACAACTACAGGCTGGAGATATCGTCTTCACGACCTGGCGCTATGATGGCCACCCCGACCACGAGGCAGCCGGACGCGCCGTTCATTCCGCGGCCAGCGCGCTCGACCTCCCTTGCGTGGAAGTGCCGCTGTGGACGTGGCACTGGGCGTCGCCGGACGATACGCGCGTGCCATGGAGCCGTGCTCGCCGCATCGTTCTCGACGAAAACACACACGCTCGCAAACTTCGGGCGGTACAGGCTTTCCGAAGCCAGCTCGAATCCGACGCAACCACGGGCCGAGCGCCGGTCTTGCCCGCGCATGTGCTGGCCCGGCTGACTCGTCCCTTTGAAGTCGTCCTGATATGA
- a CDS encoding acyl-CoA dehydrogenase family protein, whose translation MSISISTTTGQHATASALRAFLSEMPFERGSAQAVGRALRALIDMRLDRPPLPGHGDTAERWRALGAVAAFDLSLVKLYEGHTDALAILAELAAWEAPEGSAWAVWAAEPPNARVSALGDSGADTLRLQGTKAWCSGAASVTHALVSAWNEQDEPVLAAVELNHPGVRITDSGWRAVGMHASMSLDVHFEQVPARRIGLPRAYLERPGFWQGGAGIAACWFGAAAAIAEFVARDARHRAGPYKLAHLGAIDTTLRSTAALLRETATFIDRHPQAEAATHAMRARLAAEQAAVCVVERAGRALGAGPLCRDAHFAQLMADLPIFIRQSHAERDEASLAERVIEEEQISWQL comes from the coding sequence ATGTCGATATCGATTTCCACGACCACCGGTCAGCACGCCACGGCATCCGCCCTGCGCGCTTTCCTGAGCGAGATGCCGTTCGAGCGCGGGAGCGCGCAGGCCGTGGGCCGTGCGTTGCGCGCATTGATCGACATGCGCCTCGACCGTCCGCCCTTGCCGGGCCACGGCGATACCGCCGAGCGATGGCGCGCGCTCGGCGCAGTTGCCGCGTTCGATCTGTCGCTGGTCAAGTTGTACGAAGGCCATACCGATGCGCTCGCGATCCTCGCCGAACTTGCCGCCTGGGAGGCGCCAGAAGGCAGCGCATGGGCCGTGTGGGCGGCGGAGCCCCCGAACGCGCGCGTATCGGCATTGGGCGACAGCGGCGCCGACACGCTGCGTCTACAAGGCACGAAGGCGTGGTGCTCCGGCGCGGCGTCGGTCACGCACGCGCTCGTGAGCGCCTGGAACGAGCAGGACGAGCCGGTGCTCGCCGCCGTCGAACTGAATCATCCCGGCGTGCGTATCACCGATTCCGGCTGGCGCGCGGTCGGCATGCACGCGAGCATGAGTCTCGATGTGCACTTCGAGCAGGTGCCCGCGCGGCGCATCGGATTGCCGCGTGCCTATCTCGAGCGGCCCGGCTTCTGGCAAGGCGGCGCGGGCATTGCCGCCTGCTGGTTCGGCGCGGCCGCCGCCATCGCAGAGTTCGTCGCGCGCGACGCGCGGCATCGTGCCGGTCCGTACAAGCTCGCGCATCTCGGCGCCATCGACACCACGCTGCGCAGCACGGCTGCATTGTTGCGCGAGACGGCCACGTTCATCGACCGGCATCCGCAAGCCGAAGCCGCGACGCACGCCATGCGCGCGCGCCTCGCCGCCGAGCAGGCGGCGGTGTGCGTGGTCGAACGCGCCGGCCGCGCGCTCGGCGCGGGGCCGTTGTGCCGCGACGCGCATTTCGCCCAGCTGATGGCCGATCTGCCCATTTTCATTCGACAAAGCCACGCCGAGCGGGACGAAGCATCGCTCGCCGAACGCGTCATCGAGGAGGAACAGATTTCATGGCAATTGTGA
- a CDS encoding bile acid:sodium symporter family protein gives MARPKLLPDNFTLALVGTVILASFLPCRGSAAIAFNWVTNIAIGLLFFLHGAKLSREAIVAGATHWRLHLVVLLSTFALFPLLGLVLKPVLTPLVTPALYTGILFLCTLPSTVQSSIAFTSMAKGNVPAAVCSASASSLLGIFITPALVGVVVSNHGATTGSPWHTVGNITLQLLVPFIAGQLLRPAIGAWIDRHRAILKFVDQGSILLVVYVAFSEAVNEGIWHSISLSTLAGLVAVNILLLAAALFITAFTAKRLGFSRADQITIIFCGSKKSLASGIPMAKVIFASHAVGAVVLPLMLFHQIQLMVCAVLAQRWGARKTAAEPAREGKPVAAPARR, from the coding sequence GCGCGGCCATCGCGTTCAACTGGGTCACCAATATCGCCATCGGCTTGCTGTTCTTTCTGCACGGGGCGAAGCTGTCGCGCGAGGCGATCGTGGCCGGGGCGACTCACTGGCGGCTGCATCTCGTCGTCCTGTTGAGCACCTTCGCGCTGTTTCCGCTGCTCGGGCTCGTGCTCAAGCCGGTGCTGACGCCGCTCGTCACGCCCGCGCTCTATACCGGCATCCTGTTCCTGTGCACGCTGCCCTCGACCGTCCAATCCTCGATCGCTTTCACGTCCATGGCCAAGGGCAACGTGCCGGCCGCCGTGTGCAGCGCGTCTGCGTCGAGCCTGCTCGGCATTTTCATCACGCCTGCGCTCGTCGGCGTGGTCGTGAGCAATCATGGCGCGACCACCGGCTCGCCGTGGCACACGGTCGGCAATATCACGCTGCAACTGCTCGTGCCGTTCATTGCCGGACAATTGCTGCGGCCGGCGATCGGCGCGTGGATCGACCGGCACCGCGCGATTCTCAAGTTCGTCGATCAGGGCTCGATCCTGCTCGTGGTGTACGTGGCGTTCAGCGAGGCCGTGAACGAAGGCATCTGGCATTCGATCTCGCTTTCCACGCTCGCGGGCCTGGTCGCCGTGAACATTCTGCTGCTGGCGGCGGCGCTCTTCATCACCGCTTTCACGGCCAAGCGCCTGGGCTTTAGCCGCGCGGACCAGATCACCATTATTTTTTGCGGTTCGAAGAAGAGCCTTGCGTCCGGCATTCCGATGGCGAAAGTCATCTTCGCTTCGCATGCCGTGGGCGCCGTGGTTCTCCCGCTGATGTTGTTCCACCAGATTCAGCTGATGGTGTGCGCTGTGCTCGCGCAACGTTGGGGCGCGCGCAAGACCGCCGCCGAGCCGGCGCGCGAAGGCAAGCCCGTGGCCGCGCCCGCCCGCCGCTGA